The Leucobacter sp. UCMA 4100 genome window below encodes:
- the lysA gene encoding diaminopimelate decarboxylase, with protein MTDETRVDIDARVFPSTARRGSQCGQIKLQGVKAGELIEQYGSPLYVIDEHETRTRARETREAFERAFGRHGAEVSVYYASKAMLAVAIAEWVSEEGLGVDVATGGELAVALAAGVDPSRIGVHGNNKSDAEIRRAVEAGVGSIVIDSPQEIARVARAAEAANTRQPVFLRVNSGVHASTHSYLATSHEDQKFGVPLVQAVALATEIRSYASLDFRGLHCHIGSQIFATDGFAESARRLLSVYAELEAGGTVAELNLGGGFGIAYTSEEAEEAPEIGALATLIADAVAASCAEYGLNIPHMSFEPGRSIIGPAGVTLYTVGTTKPVTLTEADPQDEGAAERLYVSVDGGMSDNARPALYDSVYVARIASRLSTAEPILTRVVGKHCEAGDVLIEREWLPGDVQPGDVLAVPATGAYCWALSSNYNYVPRPPVVAVHNGASRLIVRGQTEADLVAQSVIS; from the coding sequence ATGACCGATGAAACACGCGTAGACATTGATGCCCGCGTTTTTCCGTCAACCGCACGCCGCGGCAGCCAGTGCGGGCAGATCAAGCTGCAGGGAGTGAAAGCGGGCGAGCTCATTGAGCAGTACGGCTCGCCGCTCTACGTCATCGATGAGCACGAAACACGCACTCGGGCGCGCGAGACTCGCGAAGCGTTCGAACGCGCGTTTGGGCGTCACGGCGCAGAGGTCTCGGTGTACTACGCCTCGAAGGCAATGCTGGCCGTGGCTATTGCCGAGTGGGTGAGCGAAGAAGGCCTCGGCGTTGACGTTGCAACCGGGGGAGAGCTCGCGGTCGCGCTCGCGGCGGGAGTCGACCCGTCACGCATCGGCGTTCACGGCAACAACAAGTCTGACGCCGAAATTCGACGTGCTGTCGAAGCTGGCGTCGGATCGATCGTGATTGATAGCCCCCAAGAGATCGCACGCGTTGCGCGGGCAGCCGAGGCAGCCAACACGAGGCAACCTGTCTTTTTGCGCGTCAATAGCGGGGTTCACGCCTCGACCCATAGCTACCTTGCCACGAGTCACGAAGACCAAAAGTTTGGGGTGCCGCTCGTTCAGGCCGTCGCGCTCGCAACGGAGATTCGTTCGTATGCCTCGCTCGATTTTCGTGGCCTGCACTGTCACATTGGGTCGCAGATTTTCGCGACCGATGGTTTTGCTGAATCAGCCAGGCGCCTCCTGAGCGTGTACGCCGAACTCGAGGCCGGGGGCACGGTTGCCGAGCTCAACCTTGGCGGGGGCTTCGGCATCGCCTACACCTCTGAAGAAGCTGAAGAAGCGCCCGAGATTGGTGCGCTCGCGACCCTCATCGCTGATGCGGTTGCCGCAAGCTGTGCCGAATACGGCCTCAACATTCCTCACATGTCATTCGAGCCGGGAAGGTCGATCATCGGCCCGGCTGGGGTGACCCTGTACACGGTCGGTACCACGAAACCCGTGACCCTGACCGAAGCAGACCCTCAAGACGAGGGCGCGGCAGAGCGCCTCTACGTGAGCGTCGATGGCGGTATGAGCGACAACGCTCGGCCCGCGCTCTACGACTCGGTCTACGTCGCACGCATCGCTTCGCGGCTCAGCACCGCGGAGCCGATCCTCACGAGAGTGGTTGGTAAGCACTGCGAGGCGGGCGACGTGCTCATCGAGCGCGAGTGGCTGCCGGGCGATGTGCAGCCGGGCGACGTGCTTGCGGTACCGGCAACGGGTGCGTACTGCTGGGCGCTCTCAAGCAACTACAACTATGTGCCGAGGCCACCCGTGGTCGCCGTGCACAACGGAGCATCACGGCTCATCGTGCGAGGCCAAACAGAGGCCGACCTCGTTGCGCAGAGCGTGATCTCGTAA
- a CDS encoding homoserine dehydrogenase, which translates to MNGYRDLRVALLGAGSVGSQVARLIIEQGDELAARVGARLTLAGIAVRDIDAQRDVELPRELFTTDAETLVLGADIVVELMGGVEPARTLILQAIEAGADVVTANKALIAECGAELAEATERVGAQLTYEAAVAGAIPILRPLRESLAGDHITRVLGIVNGSTNYILDRMDRFGDSAEDAMKVAAELGFLEADPTLDVEGYDAAQKATILASMAFHTNVPVDAVHREGITAITAEQIETAKHAGQVIKLLAIAERVEAPDGSLGVSARVYPALINRDHPLAAVHEGKNAVFVEAEAAGELMFYGAGAGGVETASAVLGDLVSTAKRHVAGGPGIQMSNHAQYEILPVEDVYTRYLIMLEVADEPGVLASVAGILAEQGVSAASVEQAPSKSSRDGEGPRNATLVIGTHTAREAALAATVRALDASDVVRHVTSVLRMEGN; encoded by the coding sequence GTGAACGGGTACAGAGACCTTCGAGTGGCATTGCTCGGAGCAGGATCGGTTGGATCGCAGGTAGCCAGGCTCATTATTGAGCAGGGCGATGAGCTGGCCGCACGCGTGGGCGCGCGTCTCACGCTCGCAGGTATTGCCGTGCGTGACATCGATGCTCAGCGAGACGTCGAGCTGCCGCGTGAACTCTTCACGACCGATGCCGAAACGCTCGTGCTCGGTGCCGACATCGTTGTTGAGCTCATGGGAGGGGTCGAGCCCGCTCGTACGCTGATTTTGCAGGCGATCGAGGCTGGAGCCGACGTGGTGACCGCGAACAAGGCGCTCATCGCCGAGTGCGGTGCAGAGCTCGCAGAGGCAACCGAGCGCGTTGGTGCGCAGCTCACTTACGAGGCGGCCGTCGCAGGCGCCATTCCCATTCTCAGGCCACTTCGCGAGAGCCTCGCAGGCGATCACATCACCCGTGTGCTTGGTATCGTGAATGGGTCGACGAACTACATTCTCGACCGCATGGATCGCTTTGGCGACAGTGCCGAGGATGCGATGAAGGTCGCTGCTGAGCTCGGTTTTCTCGAGGCTGACCCAACGCTCGACGTCGAGGGCTACGATGCCGCGCAGAAGGCGACGATTCTTGCCTCGATGGCCTTCCACACGAACGTGCCGGTCGATGCCGTGCACCGCGAGGGCATTACGGCGATTACGGCAGAACAGATCGAGACCGCAAAGCACGCCGGCCAGGTCATCAAGCTGCTCGCAATTGCCGAGCGCGTCGAAGCGCCCGACGGGAGCCTCGGAGTTTCAGCCCGGGTATACCCGGCTCTTATCAACCGTGACCACCCGCTTGCCGCAGTGCACGAGGGCAAGAACGCGGTCTTCGTCGAGGCAGAGGCCGCGGGCGAACTCATGTTTTACGGTGCGGGCGCTGGCGGTGTCGAAACCGCGAGCGCGGTGCTGGGCGACCTCGTTTCGACCGCGAAACGACACGTCGCTGGAGGGCCAGGCATTCAGATGTCAAACCATGCCCAGTACGAAATTTTGCCCGTCGAAGACGTCTACACGCGGTACCTCATCATGCTCGAGGTCGCCGATGAGCCAGGCGTGCTTGCCTCTGTCGCGGGCATTCTTGCCGAGCAGGGGGTCAGCGCCGCGAGCGTGGAGCAGGCCCCCAGCAAATCTTCACGCGACGGCGAAGGGCCAAGAAACGCTACGCTGGTCATTGGTACCCACACCGCGCGCGAAGCGGCACTCGCTGCAACCGTGCGCGCGCTTGACGCGAGCGACGTTGTGCGGCACGTCACAAGCGTGCTGCGCATGGAGGGCAACTAA
- the thrB gene encoding homoserine kinase, with translation MPVTKRIHVRVPATSANLGPGFDTMGIALSVGDELTVEQLSEPGLQVTVTGIGAESIPTDESHLIVRSIAHVYERLGRDMPGMALTTVNRIPHSRGMGSSGSAIVAGVMAAAGLLEGSVALSADDLLTFATELEGHPDNVAPALFGGLTIAWTNEDGPRSKKLSVHRGVSPLVLVPEFTMSTELARSLQPEQVPYADAVFNLSRSSLLVAALTQSPELLFEATEDRLHQDYRGVAMPRTKALVDTLRAAGHAAVVSGAGPSILVLCNGPAERLEAAALVKAHDATWERKLLAVDTLGATVEQV, from the coding sequence GTGCCAGTGACCAAACGCATTCACGTGAGGGTTCCCGCGACGAGCGCGAACCTTGGGCCAGGCTTTGACACCATGGGCATTGCGTTGTCGGTGGGCGACGAGCTCACCGTTGAACAGCTCAGCGAACCCGGGCTTCAGGTAACGGTCACGGGCATCGGTGCCGAGAGCATCCCGACCGACGAGTCGCACCTCATCGTGCGCTCAATTGCCCACGTCTATGAGCGCCTCGGGCGCGACATGCCCGGTATGGCCCTTACAACGGTTAACCGTATTCCGCATAGCCGGGGCATGGGCTCGTCGGGCTCAGCCATTGTTGCTGGGGTCATGGCTGCCGCCGGCCTCCTTGAAGGCTCCGTTGCCTTGAGCGCCGACGATCTACTCACCTTCGCGACCGAGCTCGAAGGGCACCCCGACAATGTCGCGCCGGCCCTGTTTGGCGGGCTCACCATCGCGTGGACAAACGAAGATGGGCCCCGGTCGAAGAAGCTCTCGGTGCACAGGGGAGTGTCGCCACTCGTGCTTGTGCCAGAGTTCACGATGTCGACCGAACTCGCCCGGAGCCTGCAGCCCGAGCAGGTTCCCTACGCCGACGCGGTGTTTAATCTCTCACGTTCGTCGTTGCTAGTCGCGGCGCTCACGCAGAGCCCGGAGCTGCTCTTTGAGGCGACCGAAGATCGACTGCACCAGGACTACCGCGGCGTCGCGATGCCGCGCACCAAGGCTCTCGTTGATACGCTGCGTGCCGCGGGCCACGCTGCAGTGGTCTCGGGAGCCGGCCCGTCGATCCTCGTACTGTGCAATGGGCCAGCAGAACGACTCGAGGCAGCTGCCCTCGTCAAAGCCCATGACGCAACCTGGGAGCGAAAGCTTCTTGCGGTTGACACGTTGGGTGCTACAGTAGAACAGGTTTAG
- a CDS encoding pyridoxal phosphate-dependent aminotransferase, translated as MSSASASRPKLRGVRYDVRGPILQEAERLERAGEKVLRLNIGNPAPFGFEAPEAVREAVTNALQVAEGYSDSRGIPAAREAVAEFMAGEGLTSVSPDDVFIGNGVSELISIVLQAMLGPGDEVLIPAPDYPLWTAQVTLSGGRAVHYVCDEADNWQPNLEEIESLITPKTRALVLINPNNPTGAVYSEELVRKFAELAERYGLVLLADEIYEKILYRGAQHVHAAKLVESTLCITFGGLSKAYLIAGFRSGWMVLSGNQERAQELIEGITLLSNMRMCANVPAQYAIPAALSDDSSIRALTAPGGRLLEQSELAHQLLTEIPGVTCVKPDGALYLFPKLDPERYLIEDDRAFVIDLLRATNVLITNGRGFNYPTPDHVRFVTLPDTVVLTEAISRIAGYLDTVRVDH; from the coding sequence ATGAGCAGCGCATCGGCCAGTCGGCCGAAACTTCGAGGTGTTCGCTACGACGTTCGTGGCCCGATTCTGCAAGAGGCTGAGCGTCTTGAGCGTGCCGGTGAGAAGGTGCTTCGGCTCAACATTGGTAACCCGGCGCCCTTCGGCTTTGAAGCGCCCGAGGCGGTGCGCGAAGCAGTAACGAACGCGCTCCAGGTTGCTGAGGGGTACAGTGACTCACGTGGCATTCCTGCGGCCCGCGAAGCGGTTGCCGAGTTCATGGCTGGTGAGGGGCTCACGAGCGTCTCGCCCGATGACGTGTTTATCGGTAACGGCGTGAGCGAGCTCATCTCGATCGTGCTCCAGGCCATGCTTGGCCCCGGCGACGAAGTGCTCATTCCCGCGCCCGACTATCCGTTGTGGACAGCGCAGGTAACGCTCTCAGGCGGCCGCGCCGTGCATTACGTGTGCGATGAGGCTGACAACTGGCAACCCAATCTCGAAGAGATTGAGTCGCTCATTACTCCGAAGACTCGCGCGCTCGTGCTCATCAACCCGAACAACCCCACCGGTGCCGTCTACTCAGAAGAGCTGGTGCGCAAGTTTGCCGAGCTAGCCGAGCGGTACGGCCTCGTGCTGCTCGCTGACGAGATCTACGAGAAGATCCTCTACCGCGGGGCACAGCACGTGCACGCTGCGAAGCTTGTCGAGTCGACGCTCTGCATTACCTTTGGTGGTCTCTCGAAGGCGTACCTCATCGCAGGCTTTCGAAGCGGCTGGATGGTGCTTTCAGGCAATCAGGAGCGGGCACAGGAGCTCATCGAGGGCATCACACTGCTCTCCAACATGCGTATGTGTGCCAACGTTCCCGCGCAGTACGCGATTCCCGCGGCGCTCAGTGACGACAGTTCGATCCGCGCCCTCACGGCTCCGGGCGGGCGACTGCTTGAGCAGTCCGAGCTCGCGCACCAACTGCTCACCGAGATTCCGGGTGTGACGTGCGTGAAGCCAGACGGTGCCCTCTACCTCTTTCCCAAACTCGACCCAGAGCGCTATCTCATTGAAGACGACCGGGCGTTTGTCATCGATCTGTTGCGGGCAACGAACGTGCTCATTACGAACGGGCGCGGCTTCAACTACCCGACGCCAGACCACGTACGCTTTGTGACACTGCCCGACACCGTTGTGCTCACCGAAGCCATTTCGCGCATTGCCGGGTACCTCGATACGGTGCGCGTCGACCACTAG
- the rho gene encoding transcription termination factor Rho — protein sequence MEQNSNEISPETPEASATPETGEAVTAPKRAPRRATSKKATVTDAEQPKADEAAAGEAAPAKTTKAAATKAEAPEAAEDAATEAPKRASRARKKAAEPAAEAPAAETPATETAVTETPAVAESTETQAEPEVKKPATRRRKPAAKAEAETATEATAEASAADNAEEPAAAAAEAEAPRKRTRRATTAKAEAQDAAAAAEGTSEAERQEPAAETKTSSRRASTAKGAATKSAAAKGAAAKNAAQKSDADTAEAAEATEAAKADGKAEGEQANTDEQAKGDNRRNSRSRSRAKSQDDAEKGEAQQNNGQQNGRGNKNDAKNDKSEQSEKNEQSGEGQGQRQDRDDQQSSRSRTRQRDRKRRGQQNEDLIDPELTDEDVLLQIAGILDVLDNYAFVRTSGYLPGPSDVYVSLGQVKRYGLRKGDAIVGSIRKPAENDNGGRQKYNAIVKIDSVNGAALTEDMQRVDFAELTPLHPVDRLRLETTADKVTPRVIDLVAPIGKGQRVLVAGAQRSGKSVALQEIAASVSANHPDAHLMMVLVDERPEEVTEMERTVKGEVIASTFDRAADDHTTVAELAIERAKRLVELGHDVVVLLDSLTRLSRAYNASTQSSGRGHSNHIDASQLAAPKKLFGSARNVEHGGSLTIIATVLTETGSRADEVICEELRTAANSELRLSRELAERRMYPALNLNGSATRHEETLLTSQEVDATWKLRRALGAQPESQASEAILSNMQKTQSNAEFLALLQKSQGAL from the coding sequence GTGGAGCAGAACTCCAACGAAATATCACCGGAAACACCAGAAGCTTCAGCAACGCCCGAGACCGGCGAAGCCGTAACGGCCCCGAAGCGCGCACCGCGCAGGGCCACCTCGAAGAAAGCGACGGTCACCGACGCAGAGCAGCCGAAGGCCGACGAAGCAGCCGCTGGAGAAGCCGCACCTGCCAAGACGACGAAGGCTGCGGCCACGAAGGCCGAAGCTCCTGAAGCTGCCGAAGACGCAGCGACAGAAGCCCCGAAGCGGGCTTCTCGAGCGCGCAAGAAGGCTGCTGAACCAGCAGCTGAAGCTCCAGCAGCAGAGACTCCCGCGACAGAAACCGCGGTAACCGAGACCCCGGCAGTGGCTGAAAGCACCGAGACCCAGGCCGAGCCTGAGGTAAAGAAGCCCGCGACACGCCGACGCAAGCCAGCCGCGAAGGCAGAGGCAGAGACCGCGACTGAGGCGACTGCCGAAGCATCAGCAGCAGACAATGCTGAAGAACCGGCTGCGGCAGCTGCCGAGGCAGAGGCTCCCCGCAAACGTACGCGTCGTGCTACAACCGCGAAGGCTGAGGCGCAGGACGCCGCGGCCGCGGCAGAGGGAACCTCAGAGGCCGAGAGACAGGAACCCGCAGCCGAGACTAAGACTTCGTCACGCCGTGCGTCGACCGCGAAGGGTGCGGCCACGAAGAGTGCAGCCGCTAAGGGCGCTGCGGCAAAGAACGCCGCGCAAAAGAGCGATGCCGATACTGCTGAGGCCGCTGAAGCCACCGAGGCCGCGAAGGCCGATGGCAAGGCTGAGGGAGAGCAGGCAAACACCGACGAGCAGGCAAAGGGCGATAACCGTCGCAACTCTCGTTCACGCAGCCGCGCTAAGTCTCAGGACGATGCAGAAAAGGGCGAGGCGCAGCAGAACAACGGCCAGCAGAACGGTCGTGGCAATAAGAACGACGCGAAGAACGACAAGTCTGAGCAGAGCGAAAAGAACGAGCAGTCGGGCGAGGGCCAGGGGCAGCGTCAGGACCGTGACGACCAGCAGTCGTCACGCAGCCGCACCCGCCAGCGCGACCGCAAGCGCCGCGGCCAGCAGAACGAAGATCTCATCGATCCCGAGCTCACTGACGAAGACGTGCTGCTGCAGATCGCAGGCATTCTCGACGTGCTCGATAACTACGCTTTCGTGCGCACCTCGGGTTATCTGCCCGGGCCGTCAGACGTGTACGTCTCGCTCGGTCAGGTGAAGCGCTACGGCCTGCGCAAGGGTGACGCGATCGTTGGCTCGATCCGCAAACCAGCCGAGAACGACAACGGCGGGCGCCAGAAGTACAACGCAATCGTCAAGATCGACTCGGTCAACGGTGCGGCCCTGACCGAAGACATGCAGCGTGTTGACTTCGCAGAGCTCACTCCGCTGCACCCCGTCGACCGCCTGCGTCTCGAGACCACCGCCGACAAGGTCACCCCGCGAGTCATCGATCTCGTAGCGCCGATCGGCAAGGGCCAGCGCGTTTTGGTCGCTGGCGCACAGCGTTCGGGCAAGTCGGTCGCACTGCAAGAGATCGCGGCTTCGGTATCGGCGAACCACCCCGATGCTCACCTCATGATGGTGCTCGTTGACGAGCGCCCCGAAGAGGTCACTGAGATGGAGCGCACGGTGAAGGGTGAGGTCATCGCCTCGACCTTCGACCGCGCAGCAGACGACCACACCACGGTCGCCGAACTCGCCATCGAGCGAGCAAAGCGTCTCGTCGAGCTCGGCCACGACGTGGTCGTACTGCTCGACTCGCTCACGCGACTGAGCCGCGCCTACAACGCTTCGACGCAGAGCTCGGGCCGTGGCCATTCGAACCACATCGACGCCTCACAGCTCGCAGCACCGAAAAAGCTCTTCGGTTCAGCACGTAACGTAGAACACGGCGGATCGCTCACGATTATCGCGACGGTACTGACCGAGACAGGCTCACGTGCCGACGAGGTCATTTGCGAGGAGCTGCGCACCGCGGCAAACAGCGAACTGCGCCTCTCGCGCGAGCTCGCCGAGCGTCGCATGTACCCCGCACTGAACCTCAATGGTTCGGCGACCCGTCACGAGGAGACGCTCCTGACCAGCCAAGAGGTTGACGCGACCTGGAAGCTTCGCCGCGCGCTCGGCGCGCAGCCGGAGAGCCAGGCGAGCGAGGCCATTCTCTCGAACATGCAGAAGACCCAGTCAAACGCTGAGTTTCTCGCACTGCTGCAGAAGTCGCAGGGCGCGCTCTAG
- a CDS encoding LmeA family phospholipid-binding protein: MATKRPKKRGWIAAVTTVSILALLLGGTELVMRQVVPKTMADLAREAVGLSEDHPVDVEISGYLTPQVIFGTFSKVQMSAESVPFADGIRASVTANARDLPRDPSKHELGETTLTATFTEQELTEVLQTLSKGVGQRLIIDGDQLSIDNELSLFGQKVPVSVTFEPSVVDHQLHIEPIAVDAAGILSLGVDQLADFPLFADFANGVDICVASYMPAGVQLDGLSLSTTKKLSVTLSADPRIGIDETLQELGSCD; the protein is encoded by the coding sequence ATGGCCACGAAACGTCCTAAAAAGCGGGGGTGGATCGCGGCCGTTACGACGGTCTCGATCCTCGCCCTCCTGCTCGGGGGAACCGAGCTTGTGATGCGTCAGGTCGTGCCAAAGACGATGGCCGACCTGGCTCGTGAAGCGGTGGGGTTGAGCGAAGACCACCCAGTCGACGTTGAGATTTCGGGTTACCTCACGCCGCAGGTCATCTTCGGGACCTTTTCGAAGGTGCAGATGAGCGCAGAGAGTGTGCCCTTCGCCGATGGGATTCGCGCTTCGGTCACCGCGAACGCGCGCGATCTGCCTCGCGATCCCTCGAAGCATGAACTTGGCGAAACGACACTCACGGCAACGTTTACCGAGCAAGAACTGACCGAGGTGCTGCAGACGCTCAGTAAGGGTGTGGGGCAGCGGCTCATTATTGACGGTGACCAGCTCTCGATTGACAATGAGCTATCACTGTTCGGGCAGAAAGTTCCGGTTTCTGTAACATTTGAGCCCTCTGTGGTCGATCATCAGCTCCATATTGAACCGATCGCGGTCGACGCGGCGGGCATTCTGTCGCTCGGAGTGGACCAGCTCGCAGACTTTCCACTCTTCGCTGATTTCGCCAATGGGGTCGATATTTGCGTTGCGAGTTATATGCCCGCGGGGGTTCAGCTCGACGGGCTCTCACTCTCGACGACCAAAAAGCTCTCGGTTACGCTCTCTGCCGACCCACGAATAGGAATCGACGAAACGCTCCAAGAACTCGGCAGCTGCGACTAG
- a CDS encoding MFS transporter has product MSRRKDTAPRFLPWLVWGVAELMYIIAIINRTSLSALGPTAQDQFSIGAATLSIFAVLQLVVYAVMQIPVGLLLDRFGVTRVVLSGGLLMAMGQFGMAFAGEVWIAIVARMLVGAGDAFIFTSLMRLLPDWFPARKLPMLGQLTGMLGTLGQVVSLFPLSLAVGVFGWAAGFTGIAVACLFVVLVGAMTLRDTPGEPTTVERIRGKRGNLSERAELLLADGSIGLASLPSNTGLIALPVAAEANALKRFFANMRVVLGIPGVRLAFWVHFSTPFSQHLMLLLWGTPLLVYGIGMSPTAASTVLFGMAITGGLAGLVLGRATSRYLEHRVHIAMSVMCVIAVAWGVLLLWPGTPPLWLVLTVTTITSMGGAASMIAFEIVRSHSPRRFIGLSTGTANMGGFIAALIAMLLVGIVLDAQGAGSPETFTMDAFRWAFATQYLVWIPALCLLVIELRKTLRWNEKNRGSGR; this is encoded by the coding sequence GTGAGTCGCCGTAAAGATACCGCCCCAAGGTTTCTCCCCTGGCTCGTGTGGGGCGTCGCAGAGCTCATGTACATCATTGCGATTATCAATCGCACGTCGCTCTCGGCCCTTGGCCCGACGGCGCAAGATCAATTCTCGATCGGTGCAGCGACCCTCTCGATTTTCGCGGTGTTGCAGCTCGTCGTCTACGCGGTGATGCAAATCCCGGTCGGCCTCTTGCTCGACCGTTTTGGCGTAACACGCGTGGTGCTCTCGGGCGGCTTGCTCATGGCCATGGGCCAGTTCGGCATGGCTTTTGCAGGAGAGGTGTGGATCGCGATTGTCGCCCGAATGCTTGTCGGCGCCGGCGACGCGTTTATCTTTACGAGCCTCATGAGGCTTCTGCCCGATTGGTTCCCGGCTCGCAAGCTGCCAATGCTCGGTCAGCTGACGGGTATGCTCGGCACACTAGGCCAGGTCGTTTCGCTCTTTCCGCTCTCACTGGCTGTAGGAGTGTTCGGCTGGGCCGCAGGCTTTACCGGAATCGCGGTTGCCTGCCTGTTCGTCGTGCTCGTCGGTGCGATGACGCTACGCGATACCCCGGGTGAGCCCACGACGGTCGAGCGGATCCGTGGAAAGCGGGGCAACCTTTCTGAGCGCGCCGAACTGTTGCTCGCCGACGGCAGTATTGGCCTCGCGTCGCTGCCCTCGAACACGGGCCTCATTGCGCTTCCGGTGGCCGCCGAGGCAAACGCGCTCAAGCGGTTCTTCGCAAACATGCGCGTTGTGCTCGGCATTCCCGGCGTGCGCCTCGCGTTCTGGGTGCACTTCTCGACGCCCTTTTCGCAGCACTTGATGCTGCTGCTCTGGGGCACTCCGTTGCTCGTATACGGCATCGGTATGAGCCCGACCGCGGCATCGACGGTGCTGTTCGGCATGGCAATTACGGGTGGCCTCGCGGGTCTCGTGCTTGGTCGCGCCACTTCGCGGTACCTCGAGCATCGTGTGCACATTGCGATGAGCGTCATGTGTGTCATCGCCGTTGCGTGGGGTGTGCTGCTGCTCTGGCCAGGTACCCCGCCCCTGTGGCTTGTGCTGACGGTGACGACGATTACCTCGATGGGTGGCGCCGCCTCGATGATCGCTTTTGAGATCGTGCGGTCGCACTCCCCGAGACGCTTCATCGGGCTTTCGACGGGCACAGCGAACATGGGCGGCTTTATTGCCGCGCTCATCGCGATGCTGCTCGTGGGTATCGTGCTTGACGCACAAGGTGCGGGGTCGCCCGAGACCTTCACGATGGATGCCTTCCGCTGGGCATTCGCGACACAGTACCTGGTGTGGATCCCAGCGCTCTGCCTGCTCGTCATTGAGCTGCGCAAAACGCTTCGGTGGAACGAAAAGAACCGCGGCTCGGGCCGCTAG
- the prfA gene encoding peptide chain release factor 1: MFDQVHTLLEEHQDLQTQLADPELHSDQVRAKRVNRRYAELSKIKAAYEQWQQLGDDLEAARELAKEDDMFAEEVPVLEEQLAVAQEKVRRLLIPRDPDDARDVILEIKGGEGGAESALFGADLLRMYMHYAESKGWKTEILEKDENDLGGYKNVQIAIKGNAQDPSQGVWAHLKYEGGVHRVQRVPVTESQGRIHTSTTGVLVYPEVDEPEEVDIQQNDLKIDVYRSSGPGGQSVNTTDSAVRITHIPTGIVVAMQNEKSQLQNREAGMRVLRARLLARKQEEAAAEASAYRAGQIRTMDRSERIRTYNFPENRIADHRTGFKAYNLDHVMNGALDAVIESCIRADEESRLAELGND, encoded by the coding sequence ATGTTTGATCAGGTGCATACGCTTCTCGAAGAGCACCAAGACCTGCAAACGCAGCTCGCTGACCCAGAGCTGCACAGCGACCAGGTGCGCGCCAAGCGCGTGAACCGTCGCTACGCAGAGCTGTCGAAAATTAAGGCCGCTTATGAACAGTGGCAACAGCTCGGTGACGACCTCGAAGCGGCTCGCGAGCTTGCGAAAGAAGACGACATGTTCGCCGAAGAGGTGCCCGTGCTCGAAGAGCAGCTCGCGGTGGCTCAGGAGAAGGTTCGTCGCCTGCTGATTCCGCGTGACCCAGACGACGCTCGTGATGTCATTCTTGAGATCAAAGGTGGTGAGGGCGGCGCTGAGTCGGCCCTCTTCGGTGCCGACCTGTTGCGCATGTACATGCACTACGCAGAGTCGAAGGGCTGGAAGACCGAGATTCTTGAGAAAGACGAGAACGATCTCGGCGGTTACAAGAACGTGCAGATTGCCATCAAGGGCAACGCTCAAGACCCCTCGCAGGGGGTATGGGCGCACCTCAAGTACGAGGGCGGCGTGCACCGCGTGCAGCGCGTTCCCGTGACCGAGTCGCAGGGTCGCATTCACACCTCAACCACGGGCGTGCTCGTGTACCCCGAGGTCGATGAGCCAGAAGAGGTCGACATTCAGCAGAACGACCTCAAGATCGACGTGTATCGTTCATCAGGCCCGGGCGGTCAATCGGTGAACACGACCGACTCGGCCGTGCGCATCACACACATTCCGACCGGCATCGTCGTTGCAATGCAGAACGAGAAGAGCCAGCTGCAAAACCGTGAGGCGGGCATGCGCGTGCTCCGTGCACGACTGCTCGCTCGCAAGCAGGAAGAGGCCGCTGCCGAGGCAAGCGCCTACCGCGCCGGCCAAATTCGTACGATGGATCGTTCAGAGCGCATTCGCACGTATAACTTTCCTGAGAACCGTATTGCCGACCACCGCACGGGATTCAAGGCCTACAACCTTGATCACGTGATGAATGGTGCGCTCGATGCTGTGATCGAGTCGTGCATTCGTGCCGACGAAGAGTCGCGACTCGCAGAGCTCGGCAACGACTAG